One window from the genome of Kluyveromyces marxianus DMKU3-1042 DNA, complete genome, chromosome 3 encodes:
- the RFC2 gene encoding replication factor C subunit 2, which translates to MSGGTMFKKQKLNPNESKAQAKPWVEKYRPKKLEDVAAQDHAVTVLKRTLQTANLPHMLFYGPPGTGKTSTILALTKELYGPELMKSRVLELNASDERGISIVREKVKNFARLMVSKPSAEDLEKYPCPPYKIIILDEADSMTADAQSALRRTMETYSGVTRFCLICNYVTRIIDPLASRCSKFRFKALDSSNALSRLQYISQEESLKYEEGILERILDISQGDLRKAITLLQSAAKVVQQNDNADAITLTHVNELSGTIHDKVLQDLISVIESKDLNTIMRTVQDFVNQGWSAASALTQLHDYYIKNDHLDTDFKNKVSWLLFDSDSKLTSGANEHLQLLNLSMKISQLY; encoded by the coding sequence ATGTCTGGTGGAACGATGTTcaagaagcagaagctaAACCCTAATGAGAGTAAAGCACAAGCAAAACCATGGGTAGAGAAGTATAGACCAAAGAAACTAGAAGATGTTGCTGCACAAGACCATGCGGTTACAGTACTCAAGAGGACGTTGCAAACAGCCAATTTACCTCATATGCTATTTTATGGACCACCTGGTACAGGTAAGACGTCTACAATTCTTGCGTTGACGAAAGAATTGTACGGACCGGAGTTGATGAAAAGCAGAGTGCTCGAGCTTAACGCGTCTGATGAGCGTGGTATCTCTATTGTGAGagagaaggtgaagaaCTTTGCTCGTTTAATGGTGTCCAAGCCCTCTGCTGAGGATCTCGAGAAGTATCCATGTCCTCCTTATAAGATTATTATTCTTGATGAAGCTGATTCAATGACAGCCGATGCACAGAGTGCATTGCGTCGGACGATGGAAACCTACTCTGGAGTTACACGTTTCTGTTTGATCTGTAATTATGTTACGAGGATCATTGATCCGTTGGCTTCGCGTTGTTCGAAGTTCAGGTTCAAGGCTTTGGATTCGTCTAACGCCTTGAGCCGTTTGCAATACATCTCGCAAGAGGAATCCTTGAAGTACGAGGAAGGAATCTTGGAGCGAATTCTAGACATCTCGCAGGGTGACTTGAGAAAGGCTATCACTTTGCTACAATCTGCTGCTAAAGTTGTGCAGCAAAATGACAATGCGGACGCGATAACTCTGACCCATGTCAACGAACTATCTGGGACCATTCACGATAAGGTTCTTCAAGATCTGATCAGTGTTATAGAAAGCAAGGACCTCAATACCATAATGCGCACGGTACAAGACTTTGTAAACCAAGGCTGGAGTGCGGCTTCTGCGCTAACGCAATTGCACGATTATTACATCAAGAATGACCACCTTGATACCgacttcaaaaataaagttTCGTGGTTGCTCTTCGATAGTGATTCCAAGTTGACAAGTGGGGCCAACGAACACCTACAGTTGTTGAACCTTTCGATGAAGATATCGCAACTGTACTGA
- the YAE1 gene encoding Yae1p — MSSDDGDIWCSDSEDNSKLEESLETRKLREVHKKRGYVDGISSAKEENLQAGFDSTFSIGSKLGLRVGNLVGKFQVLKTLYGDADSDLVEDARLVENELRINKVLASRHFNEDLDPLASLEELVGKWESRLTVYENKY, encoded by the coding sequence ATGTCGTCAGATGATGGAGATATATGGTGTTCGGATAGCGAAGATAATTCGAAGCTGGAGGAGTCGTTAGAGACCAGAAAACTTCGGGAAGTTCATAAGAAAAGAGGGTATGTTGATGGGATTTCATCAGCAAAGGAAGAGAATCTCCAAGCAGGGTTTGATTCTACTTTTAGCATTGGAAGTAAATTGGGACTACGGGTTGGGAATTTAGTTGGTAAGTTCCAAGTTCTTAAGACGTTGTATGGGGATGCTGACAGTGATTTAGTTGAGGATGCCAGGCTAGTAGAAAATGAATTGAGGATAAATAAAGTGTTGGCCAGTAGGCATTTTAACGAAGATCTGGATCCTCTCGCATCTCTAGAGGAACTTGTGGGTAAATGGGAGAGTCGATTAACGGTTTATGAGAATAagtattga